GTAAATCATGGCGTCGTAATTCACGGGAATCCAGAGGGGGCTTCAGTGAGCCCCTTCTGTTCCTTCACTTTCCCTTTCCTTTGGGGGTGGGGTTGCCCGCCTTGCCCATGGTCCCGCTCTCACTGCACTGGGGGCATTTTTTGGGCTTGCAGCGGGTCTCCACTTGGGCGCCGCACTTCTCACAGACAAATACCGCCATCGCCTGCCTCCGTGACGTAATGGAAGTGATTTCCTGAGGGGAACGCCGGGGGACCACAAGCCCCTCACCCTTCCCTCAGTCTCCCTTCCCCACCACCTTTAAGGGTTTGGGGGAGAGGGTCTGGGGAGGGGGCAGGGGTCCACGACCCCTGGCCCCCTCTCCCAATGCTGCTGGCAATGTGCGTAAATGAAGGGAGAGAAGCAGTTTCACCTCCCCATCTATGTAACATATCAATCGTCAGGTCAACTCTGGACCATCGGGAAAATTCACAAAAAGGGAAACCGGGGAACCAGGCGCCCCACGGCCCTTAACCCCCTCCCCCAAAAAATGCCCCTTTACCCCTGTTCCTGGGGCGGAAAGGCGATCTCCAGGGCCTGATCCATCCTCTCCACCGGGTGAAAGATGAGGTCCTTGCGCACCGCTTCGGGGATCTCCTCCAGGTCCACCGCATTTTGGGCCGGCAGGATGATCTCCCGGATGCCGGCCCGGTGCGCCGCCAGCACCTTGTTCTTGATGCCGCCCACGGGGAGGACGTCGCCCCGCAGGGTGATCTCCCCGGTCATGGCCAGGCCCTTTTTCACCGGCCGATGGGCCAG
This genomic window from Desulfobaccales bacterium contains:
- a CDS encoding rubredoxin, producing the protein MAVFVCEKCGAQVETRCKPKKCPQCSESGTMGKAGNPTPKGKGK